Proteins encoded within one genomic window of Companilactobacillus sp.:
- a CDS encoding phosphoribosylanthranilate isomerase — protein MTKIKVCGLMTTEDIQAVNNAKPDLAGFIFAGGRHHISLDQALELRRQLDPAIDSVGVFVNAPIAEMIQAYDSGAVSIIQLHGQEDETMVAKLQAHGITVINVFKPTNIQPNTIADSIMLDSGSGNGKPVQWENFKLETTKPLIIAGALNIDNVSEAIHVIHPTLVDLSRGVETNGQKDPQKISEIVRLVHSI, from the coding sequence ATGACAAAAATTAAAGTATGCGGCTTGATGACCACTGAAGATATTCAGGCAGTAAACAACGCTAAACCTGATTTAGCTGGATTCATCTTTGCCGGTGGCAGACATCATATCAGTTTGGATCAAGCACTGGAATTAAGACGACAACTTGACCCAGCAATTGACAGCGTGGGAGTGTTTGTCAATGCTCCAATCGCTGAAATGATTCAAGCTTACGACAGTGGCGCGGTTTCCATTATTCAATTGCATGGACAAGAAGATGAAACGATGGTTGCTAAATTACAAGCTCACGGAATTACCGTTATCAACGTTTTTAAACCCACGAATATTCAACCTAACACTATTGCCGACAGCATTATGCTCGACAGTGGATCCGGTAACGGCAAGCCAGTTCAATGGGAGAACTTCAAACTAGAAACTACCAAACCACTGATCATCGCCGGTGCTTTAAATATCGATAACGTATCTGAGGCAATTCACGTTATCCATCCAACACTAGTAGATCTATCCAGAGGCGTTGAAACTAATGGTCAAAAAGATCCTCAAAAAATCTCAGAAATCGTACGACTAGTACATTCAATTTAA
- the trpC gene encoding indole-3-glycerol phosphate synthase TrpC, with amino-acid sequence MILDDLVAATTKRIEREKLATPLSELKNKANKIPNKDPQVIIDKFLEPGLHFIAEIKKASPSKGIIVKDFPYLQIAQEYTDAKIDAISVLTEPDYFQGNLQYLNDIAQTVQTPLLRKDFTVDPYMLYQAKIAGASLVLLIVATLTDQQLQEFLKLADDLGLAALVEVHNQTELERALDANAKIIGVNNRNLKDFTVDLNNSLKLRPAVPDNIPFITESGIKTTDDIKRLKDAHVNGVLIGETFMKANDRKKIINEFQSV; translated from the coding sequence TTGATCTTAGACGACTTAGTAGCAGCCACAACTAAGCGTATCGAACGTGAAAAATTGGCTACTCCCCTATCAGAACTTAAAAACAAGGCTAACAAAATACCTAACAAAGATCCTCAAGTAATTATCGATAAATTTCTTGAACCAGGACTTCACTTCATTGCTGAAATAAAGAAAGCTTCTCCTTCAAAAGGAATTATCGTTAAAGACTTTCCTTACTTACAAATTGCTCAAGAATATACCGATGCCAAAATCGATGCGATCTCTGTTTTGACTGAACCTGATTACTTCCAAGGCAATTTGCAGTATTTAAACGACATCGCACAAACAGTGCAAACTCCTCTTCTCAGAAAAGATTTTACAGTCGACCCCTACATGCTATATCAAGCAAAAATTGCCGGAGCCAGTTTAGTGTTATTAATAGTTGCAACATTAACCGACCAGCAACTACAAGAATTTTTAAAATTAGCAGACGATCTTGGTTTAGCAGCACTAGTCGAAGTCCACAATCAAACAGAACTTGAACGTGCACTAGATGCCAATGCGAAGATCATCGGCGTTAACAATCGAAACTTAAAGGACTTCACCGTTGATTTAAATAATAGTTTGAAACTTCGTCCCGCAGTTCCTGATAACATCCCCTTCATCACTGAAAGTGGCATCAAAACGACAGACGACATCAAGCGTCTCAAGGATGCCCACGTCAATGGAGTTTTGATTGGCGAAACCTTTATGAAGGCAAATGATCGTAAAAAAATAATCAATGAATTTCAAAGCGTGTAA
- a CDS encoding anthranilate synthase component II → MIYLIDNYDSFTYNLYQLIGTNSNEPITVVKNDELTVEELESLHPTGLVFSPGPGRPEDAGNMMELLKHFIGKVPILGVCLGEQAIGEVYGAKVVHAPVLMHGRPSEVEVTDKTQLFSDCPKTFEAARYHSLIVDPQTIPDELSITAITKDGEIMALCDEKQKVFGVQFHPESIMTEPSVGKQIIENYLALI, encoded by the coding sequence ATGATTTATTTGATCGACAACTATGACAGTTTTACCTATAACTTGTATCAATTGATCGGTACTAATAGCAACGAACCCATCACTGTGGTCAAAAATGACGAATTGACTGTTGAAGAATTAGAATCGCTTCATCCCACTGGATTAGTTTTTTCACCAGGACCTGGTCGACCTGAAGATGCTGGCAACATGATGGAATTGCTAAAACACTTCATCGGAAAAGTGCCCATCCTAGGTGTTTGCTTAGGTGAACAAGCCATCGGCGAAGTTTACGGGGCTAAAGTAGTTCACGCACCAGTTTTGATGCACGGCCGGCCTTCAGAAGTCGAAGTCACTGACAAGACTCAACTATTCTCTGATTGTCCTAAAACTTTTGAAGCCGCTAGATATCATTCATTGATCGTTGATCCACAAACAATTCCTGATGAATTATCGATCACTGCGATAACTAAAGATGGTGAGATCATGGCTCTGTGCGATGAAAAACAAAAAGTTTTTGGAGTTCAATTTCATCCCGAGTCAATCATGACTGAGCCCAGTGTTGGCAAGCAGATCATCGAAAATTATCTGGCACTGATTTAA
- the trpD gene encoding anthranilate phosphoribosyltransferase, whose protein sequence is MIENAIKKLTEGQDLTFDETNQVIDEIMTGNTTSVQISSFLTALSVKKETVDEIAGAADAMRAHALDFKADEPVLEIVGTGGDHSNSFNISTTSALVVAASGIPVAKHGNRAASSKSGAADVLESLGVQINLDPKRSEEILNQIGICFLFAQEYHKAMKYVAPVRKELGIRTLFNVLGPLANPAHASSQVLGVYDESLVEPMAKVLDQIGVKDAAVIHGQDGFDEASISAPTIVMEVHNGEFTKYEITPEQFGLKRANKSDIIGGTPDENAEITMNILKGNKGPQRDVILVNSALAIHTAKPEISLDDAIKLAAKTIDDGKALEELNQFIKLTEAGVAA, encoded by the coding sequence ATGATTGAAAATGCAATTAAAAAATTAACCGAAGGTCAAGACTTAACATTTGACGAAACAAACCAAGTGATCGACGAAATTATGACAGGCAACACAACCTCAGTTCAAATCTCAAGTTTCTTAACAGCTTTGAGTGTAAAAAAAGAAACAGTCGATGAAATCGCTGGAGCTGCTGATGCAATGAGAGCACACGCTTTAGATTTCAAAGCTGACGAACCAGTTCTTGAAATTGTTGGTACTGGTGGCGACCATTCCAACTCATTCAACATTTCAACTACTTCAGCATTAGTCGTTGCAGCTAGTGGCATCCCTGTCGCAAAGCATGGTAATCGTGCAGCTTCATCAAAAAGCGGTGCAGCTGACGTGCTTGAATCATTAGGAGTTCAAATCAACTTAGATCCAAAGCGTAGCGAAGAGATCTTAAACCAAATTGGTATTTGCTTCTTATTCGCCCAAGAATATCACAAGGCTATGAAATACGTTGCACCAGTTAGAAAAGAATTAGGTATCCGAACATTGTTCAATGTCTTAGGACCTCTTGCTAATCCAGCTCATGCATCCAGCCAAGTACTGGGTGTCTATGATGAAAGCTTAGTTGAACCAATGGCTAAAGTACTCGATCAAATTGGCGTTAAAGATGCCGCAGTTATTCATGGACAAGATGGATTTGATGAAGCTTCAATCTCTGCTCCTACCATAGTTATGGAAGTTCATAACGGAGAATTCACTAAATATGAAATAACTCCTGAACAATTCGGTTTAAAACGTGCCAATAAATCAGACATCATCGGTGGAACTCCTGATGAGAATGCTGAGATCACTATGAACATCCTTAAAGGAAATAAGGGACCTCAACGTGATGTGATCTTGGTCAATTCCGCGCTAGCAATCCACACTGCTAAACCAGAAATCAGTTTAGACGATGCAATTAAGCTAGCTGCTAAAACAATTGACGACGGAAAAGCTTTAGAAGAATTAAACCAATTCATCAAATTGACTGAAGCAGGTGTTGCAGCTTGA